In Papaver somniferum cultivar HN1 chromosome 1, ASM357369v1, whole genome shotgun sequence, a genomic segment contains:
- the LOC113290138 gene encoding uncharacterized protein LOC113290138 produces MKGFRARKLDPIYLFPTEELPVAVNYLKNLLPFLTEGLCNKCNKLLLNRVDLLDQELSYQDPQPLQVPDVHCYESTSSPANEDIDKYAYIPDECCGNKDNSDTHSIGSWNNGEKGDCGSDTNSIGSWKNGEKGDCHSNTHSAGNWKDGEKGECHSVGSWNNGEKGDCDSDTQSIGSWKDGENGRSEPFVYKSELEVSTTSEASNVRMSWADMAQENTRLEPVVNKSELEVSTTSEAPNVRKSWADIARKNGGLEPVVYKSELEVSTTSEAPNVRMSWADMAQEEEDELQEYENSQQQECDPGGVGSQEKKKPELSRETREFIRFMNVQRKKDFVCLERIRGKTVNVLEGLELHAGVFSAAEQKRIVDFVFELQEKGSRGELKERTYTAPQKWMRGKGRVTIQFGCCYNYAPDRKGNPPGILRNEHVDPIPNLLKVMIRRLVKWHVLPASCVPDSCIVNIYDEEDCIPPHIDNHDFVRPFCTVSFLSECDIVFGSNLKIVGPGEFSGSAAIPLPVGSVLVLQGNGADVAKHCVPAVPCKRISITFRKMDEGKCPLGFVPEPDLLGIRPLPYESDESNVLNIQVKSLRDGSNSNLSEKREGILGRVPSDDLGSHSEPRQTTQGTHSDNGGSHVEPWQRARGTLSDNGSTHSEPRLTTRGAHSEPRLAAQTARGTSQSEAQQTTEGGSHSDPQEPSQKTHSEPRPTSIGTPQSEPRQTPRRTPWSQQTNGPRAAHSEPQVTSQETHSEPRPASLGTPQSEPRQTPRRTSSSQQTNRPREAHSEPQQTSQETHSEPRPASIGTPTQTPRRTPWSQQTYNPREAHSKPQETSQETHSEPRPASIGTPQSEPRQTPRRTPWSQQTYRPRGRRSVDR; encoded by the exons ATGAAGGGATTTAGGGCTAGAAAATTAGATCCAATCTACTTATTCCCAACTGAAGAACTGCCAGTTGCAGTTAATTACTTAAAGAATTTGCTTCCGTTTCTTACAGAAGGTTTATGTAATAAATGTAATAAACTTCTCTTAAATCGTGTAGATTTACTTGATCAAG AACTTTCCTACCAGGACCCCCAACCATTACAAGTACCAGATGTACATTGCTACGAATCGACATCATCTCCAGCAAATGAAGATATTGACAAATATGCCTATATTCCTGATGAGTGTTGCGGTAACAAGGATAATTCTGACACTCATTCTATTGGGAGTTGGAACAATGGAGAGAAGGGTGACTGTGGGTCTGACACTAATTCTATTGGGAGTTGGAAGAATGGAGAGAAGGGTGACTGTCATTCCAACACTCATTCTGCTGGGAACTGGAAAGACGGAGAGAAGGGTGAGTGTCATTCTGTTGGGAGTTGGAACAACGGAGAGAAGGGTGACTGTGATTCTGATACTCAGTCTATTGGGAGCTGGAAAGACGGAGAAAATGGTAGGTCGGAACCTTTCGTGTATAAAAGTGAATTGGAGGTGTCGACTACTAGTGAAGCTTCAAATGTACGTATGTCGTGGGCTGATATGGCACAAGAAAACACTAGGTTGGAACCTGTCGTGAATAAAAGTGAATTGGAGGTGTCGACTACTAGTGAAGCTCCAAATGTACGTAAGTCGTGGGCTGATATAGCACGAAAAAACGGTGGGTTGGAACCTGTCGTGTATAAAAGTGAATTGGAGGTGTCGACTACTAGTGAAGCTCCAAATGTACGTATGTCGTGGGCTGATATggcacaagaagaagaagatgagctaCAAGAATATGAAAACAGTCAGCAGCAAGAGTGTGATCCTGGAGGTGTAGGAAGTCAGGAGAAGAAGAAACCTGAGTTATCGAGGGAAACAAGGGAGTTTATTAGGTTCATGAATGTGCAGAGAAAGAAGGATTTCGTTTGCTTGGAGAGAATTAGGGGAAAGACCGTGAATGTACTCGAGGGGCTTGAACTGCACGCTGGTGTGTTCAGCGCTGCAGAGCAGAAGCGAATAGttgattttgtgtttgaacttcaGGAAAAGGGAAGCAGAGGAGAGTTAAAAG AGCGCACATATACTGCTCCCCAGAAGTGGATGCGTGGCAAGGGGCGGGTAACCATACAATTCGGTTGCTGTTATAACTATGCACCG GATAGGAAAGGCAATCCCCCTGGAATACTTCGCAATGAACATGTCGATCCAATACCTAATCTTCTAAAGGTGATGATAAGGAGACTGGTGAAGTGGCATGTTCTTCCTGCATCTTGTGTACCTGATAGTTGTATAGTCAATATATATGATGAAGAGGACTGCATACCGCCGCATATCGATAACCACGATTTTGTCCGGCCATTTTGCACCGTTTCTTTTCTTAGCGAGTGTGATATAGTGTTTGGGTCAAACCTAAAGATCGTGGGACCTGGCGAGTTTAGTGGCTCagctgcaattcctcttccagtgGG CTCTGTGTTGGTCTTACAAGGAAATGGAGCCGATGTTGCTAAGCACTGTGTGCCAGCAGTTCCATGTAAAAG GATTTCTATCACCTTCCGTAAAATGGATGAAGGAAAATGTCCACTGGGTTTTGTTCCTGAGCCAGATCTACTGGGGATTCGACCACTGCCCTATGAATCTGATGAATCCAATGTGTTAAATATTCAAGTCAAATCACTTAGGGATGGGAGTAATAGTAATCTTTCTGAGAAGCGAGAGGGCATTCTTGGAAGAGTACCGTCAGATGATCTTGGCAGTCACTCGGAGCCACGTCAAACAACTCAAGGGACTCATTCAGATAATGGTGGTAGCCACGTAGAGCCTTGGCAAAGAGCTCGAGGGACCCTTTCAGATAATGGCAGCACTCACTCAGAGCCACGGCTAACAACTCGAGGGGCTCATTCAGAACCACGATTAGCAGCTCAAACAGCTCGGGGAACTTCTCAATCAGAGGCACAACAAACAACTGAAGGGGGTTCACATTCAGACCCCCAAGAACCATCTCAGAAGACTCATTCAGAGCCGCGACCGACATCCATAGGAACTCCTCAATCAGAACCTCGGCAAACACCTAGAAGGACTCCTTGGTCGCAGCAAACAAATGGGCCAAGGGCAGCCCACTCAGAACCACAAGTAACATCTCAGGAGACTCATTCAGAGCCACGACCGGCATCCTTAGGAACTCCTCAATCAGAACCTCGGCAAACACCTAGGAGGACTTCTTCGTCGCAGCAAACAAATAGGCCAAGGGAAGCCCATTCAGAACCGCAACAAACATCTCAGGAGACTCATTCAGAGCCACGACCAGCATCCATAGGAACTCCTACGCAAACACCTAGGAGGACTCCTTGGTCGCAGCAAACATATAATCCAAGGGAAGCCCATTCAAAACCTCAAGAAACATCTCAGGAGACTCATTCAGAGCCACGACCGGCATCCATAGGAACTCCTCAATCAGAGCCTCGGCAAACACCTAGGAGGACTCCTTGGTCGCAACAAACATATAGGCCAAGGGGAAGACGGAGTGTAGACAGGTGA